The following are encoded together in the Naumannella cuiyingiana genome:
- a CDS encoding FadR/GntR family transcriptional regulator, which yields MATSGPGPLARPPLYEQLAEHISAFIDAQGLGPGDRLPPERALASELGVSRATLSRALVALEVRGLVSVQHGNGAVVLGRVDPDHPWATGRLAPPQLAGLRASLVSGLARLAAERAGATAREAMLAPDGTPPTWPDLWRALRRLADDEALATAVQEVVSAAGGADPDTDALTRLAAAVRSGRPELAAEAAWGLW from the coding sequence ATGGCCACCTCGGGCCCCGGGCCGCTGGCCCGTCCCCCGCTGTACGAGCAGCTCGCCGAGCACATCTCCGCGTTCATCGACGCCCAGGGCCTCGGCCCGGGCGATCGGCTGCCGCCCGAGCGCGCACTGGCCTCGGAGCTGGGCGTCAGCCGGGCGACACTGAGCCGCGCCCTGGTCGCACTCGAGGTCCGGGGGCTGGTCTCGGTGCAGCACGGCAACGGCGCGGTGGTGTTGGGGCGCGTCGACCCGGACCACCCTTGGGCAACCGGCCGACTCGCGCCGCCCCAGCTCGCGGGCCTGCGCGCCAGCCTGGTCTCCGGTCTGGCGCGGCTCGCCGCCGAACGAGCCGGGGCAACCGCGCGCGAGGCGATGCTCGCGCCGGACGGTACACCGCCCACCTGGCCCGACCTGTGGCGCGCGTTGCGCCGGCTGGCCGACGACGAGGCGCTGGCCACGGCGGTGCAGGAGGTCGTCTCCGCGGCGGGCGGCGCGGACCCGGACACGGACGCCCTGACCCGGCTGGCGGCCGCCGTGCGCAGCGGCCGGCCCGAGCTGGCCGCCGAGGCCGCGTGGGGGCTGTGGTGA
- a CDS encoding alpha-1,4-glucan--maltose-1-phosphate maltosyltransferase produces MGRIPVTKVSPVVEGGAYPANAVVGEELPIRAKVFREGHDAVNASVVLTDPNGAERRVDMARFGPLGLDGWEAWVRLDAEGPWTFRVEGWDDPWGTWHHVAEVKLPAGIDVELVCAEGRALIEETAETARTAGDRAAVTALGDAARALDPGRPGPDLWQSADSPALAAAMRAHGPRRLVSPTPDYPLWCERRRALFGSWYEFFPRSAGAVHHEDGSWTSGTFDSSHERLEAAAAMGFDVVYLPPIHPIGRAYRKGRNNTLTPGPHDPGSPWAIGAAEGGHDAIHPDLGDFDSFDRFVARARELGLEVALDLALQASPDHPWVHDHPEWFTTRADGTIAYAENPPKKYQDIYPINFDNDPEGIYSECLRIVNLWIDHGVTIFRVDNPHTKPVEFWAWLLAEVRRDHPEVIFLAEAFTKPEMMHTLGKIGFHQSYTYFTWRNEKWELEEYLTELSTETDAFFRPNFFVNTPDILPGYLVHGGPPAFTVRAVLAATLSPTWGVYSGFELFENVNLRPGSEEYLNSEKYEYRPRDYAAEPNLGILLTRLNEIRRAHPALQQLRNLTFHHAPNAQVMCYSKRDPAHVDADGAPAAGDFDEVIVAVSLEPKATVESEVFLDSEALGLEPDELITVRDELTGETFEWGARNFVRLTPEHPAHVFSVRRGAGRGVR; encoded by the coding sequence ATCGGCCGGATTCCGGTCACCAAGGTCTCCCCCGTCGTGGAGGGCGGCGCCTATCCGGCCAATGCCGTCGTCGGCGAGGAGCTGCCGATCCGGGCCAAGGTCTTCCGGGAGGGGCACGACGCGGTCAACGCCTCGGTGGTGCTGACCGATCCGAACGGCGCCGAGCGCCGCGTCGACATGGCGCGGTTCGGGCCGCTCGGGCTGGACGGCTGGGAGGCATGGGTACGCCTGGACGCCGAAGGCCCGTGGACGTTCCGGGTCGAGGGCTGGGACGACCCCTGGGGCACGTGGCACCACGTCGCCGAGGTGAAGCTCCCCGCCGGCATCGACGTCGAACTGGTCTGTGCCGAGGGCCGGGCCCTGATCGAGGAGACCGCCGAGACCGCCCGCACGGCAGGCGACCGGGCCGCGGTCACCGCGCTCGGCGACGCCGCGCGCGCACTGGACCCGGGCCGGCCCGGACCCGACCTGTGGCAGAGCGCCGACTCCCCCGCCCTGGCCGCCGCGATGCGCGCCCACGGCCCGCGCCGGTTGGTCTCCCCGACGCCGGACTATCCGTTGTGGTGCGAGCGCCGGCGGGCGCTGTTCGGCTCCTGGTATGAGTTCTTCCCCCGCTCGGCGGGTGCGGTGCACCACGAGGACGGCAGTTGGACCTCGGGCACCTTCGACTCCTCCCACGAGCGCCTGGAGGCCGCCGCGGCGATGGGCTTCGACGTGGTCTACCTGCCGCCGATCCACCCGATCGGCCGGGCGTACCGCAAGGGACGCAACAACACCCTCACCCCGGGCCCGCACGACCCCGGCTCGCCGTGGGCGATCGGCGCCGCCGAGGGCGGCCACGACGCGATCCACCCCGATCTCGGCGATTTCGACTCCTTCGACCGATTCGTGGCGCGCGCCCGCGAACTCGGCCTGGAGGTCGCCCTCGACCTCGCGCTGCAGGCCTCGCCCGACCATCCGTGGGTGCATGATCATCCGGAGTGGTTCACCACCCGCGCCGACGGCACGATCGCGTATGCGGAGAACCCGCCGAAGAAGTACCAGGACATCTACCCGATCAACTTCGACAACGATCCCGAGGGGATCTACAGCGAATGCCTGCGGATCGTGAACCTGTGGATCGATCACGGGGTGACGATCTTCCGGGTGGACAATCCGCACACCAAGCCGGTGGAGTTCTGGGCCTGGCTGCTGGCCGAGGTACGCCGTGATCATCCGGAGGTGATCTTCCTCGCCGAGGCCTTCACCAAGCCCGAGATGATGCACACCCTCGGCAAGATCGGCTTCCACCAGTCCTACACCTACTTCACCTGGCGCAACGAGAAGTGGGAGCTCGAGGAGTACCTCACCGAGCTGAGCACCGAGACCGACGCGTTCTTCCGGCCGAACTTCTTCGTCAACACGCCCGACATCCTGCCCGGATATCTCGTCCACGGCGGCCCGCCCGCGTTCACCGTCCGCGCGGTGCTGGCGGCGACACTGTCGCCGACCTGGGGGGTCTACTCGGGCTTCGAGCTGTTCGAGAACGTCAACCTGCGGCCCGGCAGCGAGGAGTACCTCAACTCCGAGAAGTACGAATACCGGCCGCGGGACTACGCCGCCGAGCCGAATCTGGGCATCTTGTTGACCCGGCTGAACGAGATCCGCCGCGCGCACCCCGCGCTGCAGCAGTTGCGCAACCTGACCTTCCACCACGCGCCGAATGCGCAGGTGATGTGTTACTCCAAGCGCGACCCGGCGCACGTGGACGCCGACGGCGCACCGGCCGCGGGCGACTTCGACGAGGTCATCGTCGCGGTCAGCCTGGAGCCGAAGGCGACGGTCGAGTCGGAGGTCTTCCTCGACTCCGAGGCGCTCGGCCTCGAACCGGACGAGTTGATCACCGTCCGCGACGAGCTGACCGGTGAGACCTTCGAGTGGGGCGCGCGCAATTTCGTCCGCCTGACG